A window of the Bdellovibrio sp. ZAP7 genome harbors these coding sequences:
- a CDS encoding SAM-dependent methyltransferase — MLYLVATPIGDTSEISLRALQILKDCEVVICESTKEASKLLRVHGISGKTYEILDEHSTPDDKAALVPLCEKKMVALVTDCGTPGFCDPGADLVRLCRQKNIPVKSVLGASALMGLLSLSGQRIDEFLFRGFVPAETEARAKALRELTKEKRAIILMDTPYRLKKMLGDMKDHFPNRRMLLSLNLSQEDELNLEGTIDQIAKKVPFEKAEFMLLLYPA; from the coding sequence ATGTTGTACCTAGTGGCAACTCCGATCGGTGATACCAGCGAGATTTCGCTACGTGCTTTGCAAATTCTGAAAGATTGCGAAGTGGTGATCTGTGAAAGTACGAAAGAAGCTTCTAAATTATTACGCGTTCACGGCATCTCTGGAAAAACCTATGAGATCCTGGACGAGCATTCTACTCCGGATGATAAAGCTGCTTTGGTGCCTTTGTGTGAAAAGAAAATGGTGGCGTTGGTGACTGATTGCGGAACCCCGGGGTTCTGTGATCCAGGTGCAGATTTGGTTCGCCTGTGTCGTCAAAAAAATATTCCTGTAAAATCTGTTTTGGGTGCTTCGGCTTTGATGGGCCTGCTGTCCTTAAGTGGTCAGCGCATTGATGAGTTCTTATTCCGCGGATTTGTTCCTGCAGAAACAGAAGCGCGGGCTAAAGCTTTGCGTGAGCTGACCAAAGAAAAGCGCGCCATCATTTTGATGGATACGCCTTATCGCCTGAAAAAAATGTTGGGCGATATGAAAGATCACTTTCCAAATCGTCGCATGCTTTTGTCTTTGAATCTTTCTCAGGAAGATGAATTGAATCTGGAAGGCACGATTGACCAAATCGCCAAGAAAGTTCCTTTTGAAAAAGCAGAGTTCATGCTGCTTCTTTATCCTGCATGA
- a CDS encoding HAD family hydrolase, giving the protein MIDQILVNIHTLVTEGKKCLVVFDLDSTLFDVSPRIEKILMDFALDPENIKRFPEQVACFSKIKTEHTDWGFTNALQRAGLDGHHPEFQEAVSLYWRKHFFSNDYLKFDTPNEGALEYVHEVMKAGAEVAYLTGRDLHRMEPGTTHQLQQWNFPLNDKAVLFVKPDKSMDDAEYKTDWFLAKDRQGYDKVYFFDNEPVILNLMGAKCPRVESIFFDSTHSGKAEPPPDLPRIMNFVLNQRNS; this is encoded by the coding sequence ATGATCGATCAAATCCTTGTCAATATTCACACCTTGGTTACCGAGGGAAAAAAATGCCTCGTGGTTTTCGACTTGGATTCGACCCTCTTTGACGTCAGTCCCCGTATCGAAAAAATCCTGATGGATTTTGCTTTGGACCCTGAGAATATCAAACGCTTTCCCGAACAAGTTGCCTGCTTTTCAAAAATAAAAACAGAACACACGGATTGGGGTTTTACCAATGCTTTGCAAAGAGCCGGGCTGGATGGTCACCATCCAGAGTTTCAAGAAGCCGTCTCCTTGTACTGGCGTAAGCATTTTTTCTCGAACGACTATTTAAAATTCGATACACCCAACGAGGGGGCCCTGGAATACGTTCACGAAGTGATGAAAGCCGGGGCTGAGGTCGCTTACCTTACAGGTCGTGACCTGCATCGCATGGAGCCTGGTACGACACACCAATTACAGCAATGGAATTTTCCGTTAAATGATAAAGCCGTCCTTTTCGTAAAGCCCGATAAATCCATGGACGATGCGGAATACAAAACAGACTGGTTTCTAGCCAAGGACCGACAGGGATATGACAAAGTTTACTTCTTTGACAATGAACCCGTTATTTTAAACCTTATGGGAGCGAAATGCCCCCGTGTCGAAAGTATTTTTTTTGACAGCACCCACTCGGGCAAGGCAGAACCACCTCCTGACCTTCCACGAATTATGAATTTTGTCCTGAATCAAAGGAACTCTTAA
- a CDS encoding phosphate/phosphite/phosphonate ABC transporter substrate-binding protein → MKLLLNCALLLCVFSISSCNFKKAALGTAENPIKFHLVPSVDAKVLADNSKLLKEYLEKSTPYKFQITIPQSFVAVVESFGTNRADVAAINTYGYYMANKSYGVQARLTVIRYGLGTYQSQFLARSSSGIKSLKDFNGKKMAFVDPASMSGYLLPLKTMKDKKIEPKETVFAMNHDAVVSMIYQGQVDGGATYYSPPQNGQIEDARRLVKLQYPDVEQKVKIVELSEPIPNDPIVFRKDMPEEMKEKICDVLLEWVATPEGKKSLDLMLGATNLKRSTDADYESVREMLKQMLPAGK, encoded by the coding sequence ATGAAGCTTCTTTTGAACTGCGCTTTACTTTTGTGCGTCTTCAGTATTTCCAGCTGCAATTTTAAAAAAGCCGCATTAGGTACTGCAGAAAATCCAATTAAATTTCATCTGGTGCCCTCCGTGGATGCCAAAGTTCTTGCGGATAACTCGAAGCTGTTGAAAGAGTATCTGGAAAAATCCACACCTTATAAGTTTCAGATCACAATTCCCCAATCCTTCGTAGCGGTCGTGGAATCATTTGGCACGAACAGAGCTGATGTCGCAGCGATCAATACCTATGGTTATTATATGGCGAATAAGTCTTATGGTGTGCAAGCGCGCTTAACGGTGATTCGCTATGGATTGGGAACTTATCAGTCACAGTTTCTGGCCCGCAGTTCCAGTGGTATCAAATCATTGAAAGACTTTAACGGCAAAAAAATGGCTTTCGTTGATCCAGCGTCTATGTCGGGTTACTTGCTTCCATTAAAGACCATGAAAGATAAAAAAATTGAGCCGAAGGAAACTGTCTTTGCTATGAATCATGATGCTGTGGTGTCGATGATTTATCAGGGTCAGGTGGACGGGGGAGCGACTTACTACAGTCCGCCGCAAAATGGTCAGATCGAAGATGCCCGTCGTCTGGTGAAGCTGCAATATCCTGATGTTGAACAAAAAGTAAAAATCGTCGAGCTATCTGAACCCATTCCCAACGATCCCATTGTTTTTCGCAAAGACATGCCTGAGGAAATGAAAGAAAAGATCTGCGATGTGCTATTGGAATGGGTGGCGACACCTGAGGGAAAAAAATCTTTGGATCTGATGTTGGGAGCGACCAATTTGAAAAGATCCACGGATGCCGATTATGAAAGCGTTCGCGAAATGTTAAAACAAATGCTTCCGGCAGGAAAATAA
- the phnC gene encoding phosphonate ABC transporter ATP-binding protein codes for MSTPFLSVKNLNKTFPNGVQALRDVSFDVQKGEFLVVIGLSGSGKSTLMRCLNRLQTPSSGEIIFEGSDIGKLQRPDQVRSLRRKMGMIFQHFNLIPRQSVIKNVLMGALGVKKTLPSLCGMFSSQEKDEALKNLKLVGISEKAHLRADQLSGGQKQRVAIARALMQNPTLLLADEPVASLDPATCHVVMDYLKKINQELGITVVANLHFLSLVRKYATRVVALKEGQIVFTGKPEEITQEWFQKIYGEGTQDVAPDIF; via the coding sequence ATGAGCACACCATTTTTGTCGGTGAAAAACCTAAACAAGACTTTTCCTAACGGTGTGCAAGCTTTGCGCGACGTCAGCTTTGATGTGCAAAAGGGCGAGTTCTTGGTGGTGATCGGGCTCAGTGGTTCTGGAAAGTCCACCCTGATGCGTTGTCTGAACCGCCTGCAAACTCCCAGCAGTGGTGAAATTATCTTCGAAGGTTCGGATATCGGTAAACTTCAACGCCCGGATCAAGTGCGCTCCCTTCGTCGTAAGATGGGAATGATCTTTCAGCACTTCAATCTGATTCCCCGTCAAAGTGTGATTAAAAACGTATTGATGGGCGCTTTGGGTGTTAAAAAAACTTTGCCCAGTCTTTGTGGCATGTTTTCGTCCCAGGAAAAAGACGAGGCCTTAAAAAATTTAAAACTCGTAGGAATCTCCGAAAAAGCACATTTGCGCGCTGATCAACTGTCCGGCGGGCAAAAGCAACGGGTGGCCATCGCACGAGCCCTGATGCAAAATCCCACGCTGTTGCTCGCAGATGAGCCGGTGGCTTCATTGGACCCGGCAACCTGTCATGTGGTGATGGACTACCTGAAAAAAATCAATCAAGAGCTCGGCATTACCGTCGTCGCGAATCTGCATTTTCTGTCTTTGGTGCGAAAGTATGCGACTCGAGTCGTTGCTTTGAAAGAGGGGCAGATCGTTTTCACGGGAAAACCTGAAGAGATCACGCAGGAATGGTTTCAAAAAATTTACGGAGAAGGGACTCAGGATGTTGCGCCGGATATTTTTTGA
- the phnE gene encoding phosphonate ABC transporter, permease protein PhnE yields the protein MLRRIFFDALSVAFLLSCTAVALFVTSEEQLLDLTKDVLFVAVFMLIGVVVAWALRNMKVRTLGGALFDLHPATEPVPWYRSFWGWQFVTLLVVSFVVALVKTEFSLIELLDQNGFAGAVRLFKGLFNPNWEVLPRAVLNIIETIFMAFLATSIAIPFAFGLSFFCAKNIMRGPVAYPIYLALRTFLNVTRSIEALIWAIIFSVWVGIGPFAGMLALMIHSVASLAKQYSEMVEAVEDGPIEAIESTGANKVQTIWYAIVPQVVLPYISFTVYRWDINVRMATVIGLVGGGGIGTMLIQYQGQAMWREVGCIIVVIAVVVWALDLASAHIREALK from the coding sequence ATGTTGCGCCGGATATTTTTTGATGCCTTGAGTGTCGCATTCTTACTAAGCTGCACGGCCGTTGCATTGTTCGTGACCAGCGAAGAGCAGCTTTTGGATTTAACCAAAGATGTACTATTTGTCGCCGTCTTTATGTTGATTGGGGTTGTTGTCGCTTGGGCCTTGCGAAATATGAAAGTGCGCACCTTGGGTGGTGCTTTATTTGATCTGCATCCTGCGACGGAGCCTGTTCCGTGGTATCGCTCCTTCTGGGGCTGGCAGTTTGTTACATTGCTGGTAGTTTCTTTTGTGGTGGCCTTAGTTAAGACGGAGTTTTCCTTGATTGAGTTACTCGACCAGAATGGTTTTGCCGGGGCCGTTCGTCTTTTCAAAGGGCTCTTTAATCCGAACTGGGAGGTTCTGCCTCGAGCCGTTTTAAATATTATTGAAACAATCTTCATGGCCTTTCTTGCTACCAGCATTGCCATTCCTTTTGCATTCGGCTTAAGTTTTTTCTGCGCCAAAAATATTATGCGGGGTCCGGTGGCCTATCCGATCTATCTGGCTTTGCGAACCTTCCTGAATGTGACTCGTTCTATTGAAGCATTGATCTGGGCCATTATTTTCTCGGTGTGGGTGGGGATTGGTCCTTTCGCGGGGATGCTCGCACTCATGATTCATTCTGTGGCCTCCTTAGCAAAACAGTATTCTGAAATGGTAGAGGCGGTCGAAGATGGTCCGATTGAAGCCATCGAATCAACAGGAGCTAACAAGGTGCAAACCATCTGGTATGCGATTGTCCCTCAGGTGGTTCTGCCTTATATTTCATTTACGGTCTATCGCTGGGACATTAACGTAAGGATGGCAACAGTGATTGGCTTGGTGGGCGGTGGTGGTATTGGAACCATGCTGATTCAATATCAAGGCCAAGCCATGTGGCGCGAAGTGGGATGCATTATCGTCGTGATCGCCGTTGTTGTGTGGGCTTTGGATCTTGCCTCTGCGCATATCCGCGAAGCCCTAAAATAG
- a CDS encoding thioesterase family protein, which produces MSEFGNYKLLIRETHIDSYGHVNNATYLSLYEEARWEAITPRGFGFNDIHRLQQGPVILEVNIKFLKEIKLRENITIVSSIMDYEGKIGHMKQQMIKDDGTVASEAVFTFGLFDLKARKMILPTPEWRKACGLE; this is translated from the coding sequence ATGAGTGAATTTGGTAATTATAAACTTTTGATTCGCGAAACACATATCGATTCTTATGGTCACGTGAATAATGCAACTTATTTGTCTTTGTACGAGGAAGCTCGTTGGGAGGCGATCACACCGCGAGGCTTTGGCTTTAACGACATTCATCGTCTGCAACAAGGCCCTGTTATTTTGGAAGTGAATATCAAATTTCTAAAAGAAATTAAGCTGCGTGAAAACATCACGATCGTTTCCAGCATCATGGACTACGAAGGTAAAATCGGTCACATGAAACAACAAATGATCAAAGATGATGGCACGGTTGCCAGTGAAGCCGTGTTTACCTTTGGATTATTTGATTTGAAAGCTCGTAAAATGATTCTCCCCACTCCGGAGTGGAGGAAAGCCTGTGGTCTTGAATAA
- a CDS encoding carboxylesterase → MGDVEMRNAFFLGLFSFLILLFSLDLFAGNCPPLMRGSDSRTLWRLSAYQPAKGVALVVHGLNNNPARMVSIENALRENSIDVLRLSLSGHNNNLNIFKHVTAEMWERDALRAYCQANERAGKYGMPIYYVGYSLGGVIGVTVSSKYKQVHFDKMVLFAPAVAIRRTAFIMRILRTLNPLTVIPNLFNRENYFANSTGTPVSAYRATFELANFANRHPNRQAINVPTLLFIDPLDELVSPSGIRSFIANYRLDEWKTFVVHKRPFSWQSIFHHLMIDAASVGQRRWQEMKSAMIDHLEGKNLIQDHRLSSTPEWGESFYELSNQIIQR, encoded by the coding sequence GTGGGGGATGTTGAAATGAGAAACGCGTTTTTTCTCGGCCTCTTTTCTTTCCTTATTCTTCTATTTTCTCTGGATTTATTTGCCGGCAACTGTCCACCCCTGATGAGGGGAAGCGACTCGCGAACGCTGTGGCGCCTTTCTGCTTATCAGCCTGCCAAAGGCGTAGCATTGGTGGTGCATGGACTGAATAACAATCCGGCGCGAATGGTGTCGATTGAAAATGCATTACGCGAAAACAGCATCGACGTTCTGCGCCTGTCGCTCTCGGGACACAATAATAATTTGAACATTTTTAAACATGTCACGGCAGAGATGTGGGAGCGCGATGCCCTTCGCGCTTACTGCCAGGCCAACGAACGAGCCGGGAAATATGGAATGCCTATATACTATGTCGGATATTCTTTGGGTGGGGTGATCGGCGTCACTGTTTCGAGTAAGTACAAGCAAGTTCACTTTGATAAAATGGTTCTGTTTGCTCCCGCAGTGGCGATTCGCAGAACCGCATTTATTATGCGCATTTTAAGAACCCTGAATCCGCTTACCGTCATTCCCAATCTATTCAATCGAGAAAACTATTTTGCAAACTCCACTGGGACACCGGTCTCGGCCTATCGAGCGACATTTGAACTGGCAAACTTCGCTAATCGACATCCCAACCGCCAGGCAATCAATGTGCCGACACTTTTATTTATTGATCCATTAGATGAGTTGGTCAGCCCTTCTGGCATCAGGTCTTTTATTGCAAACTATCGCTTAGATGAATGGAAGACGTTTGTTGTTCACAAACGTCCCTTTAGCTGGCAGTCGATCTTTCATCATTTGATGATTGATGCAGCCTCGGTTGGACAAAGAAGATGGCAGGAAATGAAAAGTGCCATGATCGATCACCTGGAAGGCAAAAATCTTATTCAAGACCACAGGCTTTCCTCCACTCCGGAGTGGGGAGAATCATTTTACGAGCTTTCAAATCAAATAATCCAAAGGTAA
- a CDS encoding GYF domain-containing protein, producing the protein MGKQYYLSNNGTHIGPYTFEVVLQKVESHEHQWTDYVYDESIGDWIMLMEHPEFSAKVTSKPAARPESAPGKPEEVAETMKDKEWFILKEGNNYGPFSPVEVVQMLQEKTLFEYDYIWHARMANWSRVAEVEEFAPDKIRAMKQSSDTGLAEIFFRRRHARAAYGASLIVHNNKTVFRGQALEISAGGAGVLIDNPNLQPGQSLFLHFQPGDGVPPFNAVCQIVSKQFIKEMAPRGTDAVRYGVKFTTVSQSVRESIKNFTTPKAA; encoded by the coding sequence ATGGGAAAACAATATTATCTTTCAAATAATGGGACTCATATTGGACCTTACACTTTTGAAGTCGTCCTACAAAAAGTTGAATCCCATGAGCACCAATGGACAGATTATGTTTATGATGAATCAATCGGTGACTGGATTATGTTGATGGAGCATCCTGAGTTTTCAGCGAAGGTCACATCAAAACCTGCAGCTCGTCCAGAGTCCGCTCCCGGCAAACCAGAAGAAGTTGCAGAGACAATGAAAGATAAAGAGTGGTTCATCCTTAAAGAGGGAAATAACTACGGACCTTTTTCGCCCGTTGAAGTTGTGCAAATGCTTCAGGAGAAAACTCTTTTTGAATACGACTATATTTGGCATGCACGCATGGCAAATTGGAGCCGTGTAGCTGAAGTTGAAGAATTCGCACCAGACAAAATCCGTGCGATGAAGCAATCCTCTGACACTGGTTTGGCAGAGATCTTCTTCCGCCGTCGTCATGCGCGCGCAGCTTACGGTGCAAGCCTGATTGTTCATAATAACAAAACAGTTTTCCGTGGACAGGCGCTTGAGATCAGCGCTGGTGGAGCGGGTGTCTTGATTGACAATCCGAATTTACAACCGGGTCAATCGTTGTTCCTTCACTTTCAACCAGGTGATGGCGTGCCGCCGTTCAATGCTGTCTGCCAAATCGTTAGCAAACAGTTCATCAAAGAGATGGCGCCAAGAGGAACGGACGCGGTAAGATACGGCGTGAAGTTTACGACAGTGAGCCAATCAGTTCGTGAAAGTATCAAAAACTTCACGACACCCAAAGCAGCTTAA
- a CDS encoding ABC transporter ATP-binding protein, whose protein sequence is MSNDNFMNEDLVKTKVTYPVLFKRLWPYARREKVLLFAAIFAVFGGALVARLVPALIGYAIDHGVKGKNYELFTQVAFAYLGLEILRTCFSFSNNMLFQLFGNRMLFHLREDLMNHVQRLPLQFFNKTPTGRIVTRLTNDVASLGELFTEGVITVFTQFVVICSVVVALALISWKLTLISLLLAPVFIAASFYLSNKIRDILHEQKKKLSVINAFLAENLNGIKVVQLYNRIRRNRDRFSNLSTDYRDTNMRSIYAYAMMQPIMNLFNAVTITSALYFGGLMSAENSIAIGSLVAFLMNIQDFIPPLREILEKYQQFQNSLTSAERIFTLMDEHKEYELDSLQKTEMVRGDIEIRNLNFRYEENLPLVLKNVNLHFQPGESIALVGRTGSGKSTFISLLQRFYDAPEKSIFIDGLPIEKIAREEIRHHVGVVQQDNFIFRGTIRGNIGLGDPKVSDEQILKACEKTGYMGLLTRTGRDLNSPVDERGANLSVGERQLIAFARILAFNPDILILDEATANIDSESEHIIQEATREITKGRTSIIIAHRLSTIEQCDRIVVLNQGEVMEVGSHQELMAAQGMYYQFASAGAKSPLIDDSEVPKMEVAEKS, encoded by the coding sequence ATGAGTAATGATAACTTCATGAATGAAGACTTGGTTAAAACCAAAGTCACTTATCCGGTTTTATTTAAAAGATTGTGGCCCTATGCCCGTCGTGAAAAGGTTTTGCTATTTGCTGCCATCTTTGCAGTCTTTGGTGGAGCTTTGGTCGCCCGTCTGGTGCCAGCCTTGATCGGATATGCGATCGATCACGGTGTGAAGGGTAAGAACTATGAGCTTTTCACACAGGTAGCCTTTGCCTATCTGGGACTTGAAATCTTGCGCACATGCTTTTCATTTTCTAACAATATGCTTTTTCAGTTGTTTGGGAATCGCATGTTGTTTCATTTGCGCGAAGACTTGATGAACCACGTGCAAAGATTGCCTCTGCAATTCTTTAATAAGACTCCCACTGGGCGCATTGTCACTCGTCTTACGAATGACGTCGCCTCTTTAGGTGAGCTTTTCACGGAAGGCGTGATCACGGTCTTCACACAGTTCGTAGTGATTTGTTCGGTGGTTGTGGCGTTGGCGCTGATTTCCTGGAAACTGACTTTGATTTCCTTGTTGTTAGCTCCGGTGTTTATCGCGGCTTCGTTTTACCTAAGCAATAAAATCCGCGATATCTTGCACGAACAGAAAAAAAAGCTTTCAGTGATTAATGCCTTTTTAGCGGAAAATCTGAACGGGATCAAAGTTGTACAGTTGTACAACCGCATCCGTCGTAACCGCGATCGCTTCTCGAACCTGTCCACAGATTATCGCGATACGAATATGCGCTCGATCTATGCCTATGCAATGATGCAACCGATTATGAATCTGTTCAATGCGGTTACGATCACATCAGCCCTATATTTCGGGGGCTTGATGAGCGCCGAAAATTCCATCGCGATTGGCTCCTTGGTGGCCTTTCTGATGAACATTCAAGATTTCATCCCACCTTTACGCGAAATCCTGGAGAAATATCAACAGTTCCAAAATTCACTTACCAGCGCCGAACGAATTTTCACGCTGATGGATGAGCACAAAGAGTATGAATTGGATTCTTTGCAGAAAACAGAAATGGTTCGTGGTGACATTGAAATTCGCAATTTGAATTTCCGCTATGAAGAAAATCTGCCGTTGGTACTTAAAAATGTGAACCTGCACTTCCAGCCCGGGGAATCTATTGCTTTGGTGGGTCGTACGGGAAGTGGAAAATCCACGTTTATTTCCCTGCTTCAGCGTTTCTATGATGCGCCTGAAAAATCGATCTTTATCGATGGCCTGCCGATCGAAAAAATCGCACGCGAAGAAATTCGCCATCACGTCGGCGTCGTACAGCAGGACAACTTTATTTTCCGCGGGACTATTCGCGGTAACATTGGCCTGGGGGATCCAAAGGTCTCTGACGAGCAAATACTAAAAGCCTGCGAGAAAACCGGCTATATGGGGCTATTGACTCGTACAGGACGCGATTTAAACAGTCCCGTCGATGAACGCGGCGCCAATCTTTCCGTGGGCGAACGTCAGCTGATCGCATTTGCGCGCATCTTGGCTTTCAACCCTGACATTTTGATATTGGATGAGGCGACAGCGAATATCGATTCCGAAAGCGAGCACATTATCCAGGAAGCCACTCGCGAGATCACCAAAGGTCGTACCAGCATCATCATTGCTCACCGCCTGTCGACAATTGAACAGTGCGATCGCATCGTTGTCTTGAACCAGGGGGAAGTAATGGAAGTGGGTTCTCATCAGGAATTGATGGCCGCTCAAGGTATGTACTATCAATTTGCTTCAGCTGGGGCCAAATCACCTTTGATCGATGATTCCGAAGTCCCTAAAATGGAAGTGGCAGAAAAGTCTTAG
- a CDS encoding ABC transporter ATP-binding protein has product MQPSENALLFKRPLLFYIKNNPRAFSLGMLFLLFTNALDGIYPLVMKQIIDSIEARAPMSEVTKTCMIFALVMASLAATRLGWRAFFGKFHTYAAEDIRRRIFNHLTSLGPNFFHKNQVGELMSLLTNDVQSFRQAIGPGLLILADGVIIIAIVFPIMVMMNWSWTWKVLIFLPLVPLMIWKVMKLIHTNYKIQQDRFSELTGVAQETVGGIRVIKSFSQEHNRTQLFNGVSAAFEKACNKVAKVDSLFVPVMEFGVTSGSVILLFVAKDDLYAGTVTIGTFFAFHRYIQKMVWPMTALGMGFSMMQKGYASFERIKDVLKTDTDIPDNGKIEITRFEKLEFRNVSYKHQSSTVYALKNVSFTLKAGESLGIMGPVGAGKTTLLHLLTRLYPLTEGEILVNGHAIEDITQESLRKTFLLVPQEAFLFSESISENVSFGLTERASDQDILRMTETVDLTREIQSLPHQFESQLGERGVNLSGGQKQRLTIARGLIMKTPVLILDDSLSAVDTRTEKAIENELGKDKGSMSRIIVAHRLSSLKTVDRLLILRDGEVEALGTYQEVLKASPTFQKTVSIQGQEVNHE; this is encoded by the coding sequence ATGCAGCCCTCAGAAAACGCTCTTCTTTTTAAACGCCCTCTTTTATTTTATATAAAAAACAATCCCCGCGCTTTTAGTTTAGGGATGTTGTTTTTGCTTTTCACGAATGCGCTGGACGGGATTTATCCGTTGGTGATGAAACAAATCATCGACAGCATTGAAGCCCGCGCACCGATGAGTGAAGTCACCAAGACCTGCATGATCTTTGCCTTGGTCATGGCAAGCCTCGCAGCCACTCGCCTGGGCTGGCGTGCGTTTTTTGGTAAATTCCATACTTATGCGGCAGAAGATATTCGCCGTCGTATTTTCAACCATCTAACTTCACTGGGTCCCAATTTTTTCCACAAGAATCAGGTGGGCGAGTTAATGAGTCTTTTGACGAATGACGTGCAGTCTTTCCGTCAGGCCATCGGACCGGGCCTTTTGATTCTGGCAGATGGCGTGATCATCATTGCGATCGTATTTCCGATCATGGTGATGATGAACTGGTCTTGGACTTGGAAGGTTTTGATCTTTCTGCCACTAGTTCCCTTGATGATCTGGAAAGTGATGAAACTGATTCACACGAATTACAAAATTCAACAAGATCGCTTCTCCGAACTTACTGGCGTTGCCCAGGAAACTGTCGGTGGCATCCGCGTGATCAAAAGTTTTTCCCAGGAACACAACCGTACGCAATTATTTAACGGTGTCAGTGCTGCTTTTGAGAAAGCTTGCAACAAAGTAGCCAAAGTGGACTCGCTGTTCGTTCCGGTTATGGAGTTCGGCGTGACATCGGGAAGCGTGATCCTGCTCTTTGTCGCGAAAGACGACTTGTATGCCGGTACGGTCACAATCGGGACGTTCTTTGCATTTCATCGCTATATTCAAAAAATGGTCTGGCCGATGACAGCATTGGGCATGGGCTTTTCGATGATGCAAAAAGGCTATGCCTCCTTTGAACGTATCAAAGATGTTTTGAAAACGGATACCGACATCCCTGATAACGGAAAAATTGAAATCACACGTTTTGAGAAATTGGAATTCAGAAATGTTTCCTACAAACATCAAAGCAGTACCGTTTACGCTTTAAAGAATGTTTCTTTCACGCTTAAAGCGGGAGAAAGCCTGGGCATCATGGGCCCGGTGGGAGCTGGTAAAACAACTTTGTTGCACTTGCTGACACGTCTATACCCATTAACCGAGGGTGAGATCTTGGTGAATGGTCATGCGATTGAAGACATCACACAGGAATCTTTGCGTAAGACATTCCTGTTGGTTCCTCAAGAGGCCTTCCTATTCAGCGAAAGCATTTCAGAAAACGTTAGCTTCGGCTTAACCGAGCGCGCATCAGACCAGGATATCCTGCGTATGACCGAAACCGTGGATTTAACCCGCGAGATTCAATCACTCCCCCATCAGTTTGAATCCCAATTGGGCGAGCGTGGAGTGAATTTATCTGGTGGCCAAAAACAGCGTCTGACAATTGCCCGGGGATTGATTATGAAAACCCCCGTTTTGATTTTGGATGATTCGCTAAGCGCCGTGGACACCCGCACAGAAAAAGCGATCGAAAATGAACTTGGTAAAGACAAGGGTTCCATGAGTCGAATCATCGTGGCTCATCGCCTGTCTTCGCTTAAAACTGTGGATCGCCTGTTAATCCTTCGTGATGGTGAAGTGGAGGCGCTGGGAACTTACCAGGAAGTTCTAAAAGCAAGCCCGACATTCCAAAAAACCGTTAGCATTCAAGGCCAGGAGGTGAATCATGAGTAA
- a CDS encoding helix-turn-helix transcriptional regulator — protein MSQIDQFLASLKRALKAKNVLYRDLAKALNLSESSVKRILSSKSLSLERLEEICRVADLSFSEVVKSANLEDGTQIYLLTDEQERALAENTRLLHYYMLLHDERTPQKIEKEYQIPKAEAQKYLFQLDRLNLIELHPRDKVKFKRHGFLRFRRDGPIGKALFEQMKTTYLMYDFKPEDFVRFTLIKISPSTLAKYKGKMEKLAMEMQEDSRFDAEHNTATVDAGVLMAYRPWTYSYMGAIKKKE, from the coding sequence ATGTCGCAAATAGATCAGTTTTTGGCGTCGTTGAAACGCGCTTTGAAAGCAAAGAACGTACTCTACAGGGATTTGGCTAAAGCGCTAAACCTCAGCGAATCCAGCGTGAAACGTATTCTTTCCAGTAAAAGCCTGAGCTTAGAGCGTTTAGAAGAAATCTGTCGTGTGGCGGATCTTAGTTTTTCAGAAGTGGTTAAGTCCGCAAATCTGGAAGACGGAACGCAAATTTATCTTCTGACGGATGAGCAAGAGCGCGCCTTGGCCGAAAACACACGTCTGCTGCATTACTATATGTTGCTTCATGACGAGCGCACTCCGCAAAAGATCGAAAAAGAATACCAAATTCCCAAAGCGGAGGCCCAAAAGTATCTTTTTCAGCTGGATCGATTGAATTTGATCGAACTTCATCCGCGCGACAAAGTAAAATTCAAACGTCATGGATTTTTGCGTTTCCGCAGAGATGGGCCCATTGGTAAAGCCCTTTTTGAACAAATGAAGACGACTTATTTGATGTACGATTTCAAGCCCGAGGATTTCGTGCGCTTTACGTTAATCAAAATCAGTCCCTCGACATTAGCGAAGTACAAAGGGAAAATGGAAAAGCTGGCGATGGAAATGCAGGAAGATTCTCGCTTCGATGCTGAGCATAACACGGCCACAGTGGATGCTGGTGTGTTGATGGCTTACCGACCTTGGACATATTCCTACATGGGCGCAATCAAGAAAAAAGAATAG